One genomic window of Bacillus mycoides includes the following:
- a CDS encoding glycosyltransferase has product MKKNILFVINNLNCGGAEKALISLLETINYSMYNVDLFLFKHEGLFFRKIPRQVNLLEEPYEYQYFDMPIKKAIIDCIKKGRIDIALARLCAGYIFKSEQDRVRCEQMIWKCISKSLRGIDKNYDVAIGYLEKNPVYFCVDKVKAKKKIGFIHNDYDELGMDPKIDSGYFAKLDNIVTVSRECANVLKERFPMYKKKVKVMHNIVSSNMINKMSLEKIDMKDKGIKIVSVGRLNYQKGFEMAIAACKELEGDGYKITWYVVGEGEERVNLEKMIEENDLKGKFILLGIKENPYPYIREANIYVQPSRFEGKSIAIDEAKILHKPIVITNFSTAKDQIKNKENGIIVEMDPHAISEGIKKLIDNEELRIKLTSNLSKENLGTESEIEKLYTLFE; this is encoded by the coding sequence ATGAAAAAAAATATATTATTTGTAATAAATAATTTAAACTGTGGGGGAGCAGAAAAGGCACTAATTTCTTTATTAGAAACGATAAATTACTCAATGTATAATGTAGATTTGTTTTTATTTAAACATGAAGGATTATTTTTTAGGAAAATACCTCGACAAGTGAATTTGTTAGAAGAGCCTTATGAGTATCAATATTTTGATATGCCCATAAAAAAAGCTATTATAGACTGCATCAAAAAAGGAAGAATAGATATAGCTTTAGCAAGACTATGTGCAGGGTATATATTTAAAAGTGAACAGGATAGAGTGAGATGTGAGCAGATGATTTGGAAATGTATATCAAAATCTTTGAGAGGAATAGATAAAAACTATGATGTAGCGATAGGGTATCTTGAAAAGAATCCTGTGTATTTTTGCGTAGACAAGGTAAAAGCAAAAAAGAAAATTGGATTTATACACAATGATTACGATGAGTTAGGCATGGACCCAAAGATTGATAGTGGGTATTTTGCTAAATTAGATAACATAGTAACTGTATCAAGAGAATGTGCAAATGTCCTAAAAGAAAGATTTCCCATGTATAAGAAAAAAGTCAAAGTTATGCATAATATAGTATCCTCGAATATGATAAATAAAATGTCATTAGAGAAGATAGATATGAAGGATAAAGGAATAAAGATAGTTTCAGTAGGAAGATTGAACTATCAAAAAGGGTTTGAAATGGCGATAGCGGCATGTAAAGAATTGGAGGGGGATGGGTATAAAATAACATGGTATGTCGTTGGAGAAGGAGAAGAAAGAGTTAATTTAGAAAAAATGATAGAAGAAAATGACCTTAAAGGGAAATTTATTCTACTAGGGATTAAAGAGAACCCATATCCGTATATAAGGGAAGCTAACATCTATGTCCAACCATCGAGATTTGAAGGGAAATCTATCGCAATAGACGAAGCGAAAATTTTACATAAACCGATAGTAATAACAAATTTCAGCACAGCAAAAGATCAAATCAAAAATAAAGAAAACGGAATTATTGTAGAAATGGATCCTCATGCAATATCAGAAGGAATTAAGAAATTAATAGACAATGAGGAATTAAGAATTAAATTAACCAGTAATTTATCGAAAGAAAATCTAGGAACCGAGTCGGAGATAGAGAAATTATATACACTATTTGAATAG
- a CDS encoding glycosyltransferase family 2 protein produces the protein MSQLSIIVPIYNAEKKLDKCIKSIIKQTFKDYELILVNDGSSDNSLNICRKYEKQDNRIVVIDKKNEGSIATRRKGIEASNSNYIMFVDADDWIDKKMVEELYHQSVESNADVTVCNMYKVLGNSMLIKKKNKSRYFSGNKIYDKSEIKRDIVVAYFWGHPFPPSLCAKLYKKELIENSGKYLDRICFLGEDLFYNLEMFIKANRVKIIDKPLYYYRHGGFTSKYMPHLFNDMVNGYQIQKEVIDEFYVDTKQIEYNGISIMLLNTFKTCLYNLFSSNLNASEIMQQIQLYVSNDNVIECLNNEGSLKYFSEEYLNAIKNKNIKYLYELGEQMYRKKRIKKSFINFMSKISII, from the coding sequence ATGAGTCAGCTGAGTATAATAGTACCTATTTATAATGCTGAGAAAAAACTTGATAAATGTATAAAATCTATTATTAAGCAGACATTTAAAGATTATGAATTGATTTTAGTAAATGATGGTTCTTCAGATAATAGTTTAAATATATGTAGGAAATATGAAAAACAAGATAATAGAATAGTTGTAATAGACAAGAAAAATGAGGGGAGTATCGCGACTAGAAGAAAAGGAATAGAAGCGTCGAATTCTAACTATATAATGTTTGTTGATGCAGACGACTGGATTGATAAGAAGATGGTTGAAGAGCTATATCATCAATCTGTGGAGAGTAACGCAGATGTCACTGTATGTAACATGTATAAAGTCTTAGGGAATAGCATGTTAATTAAGAAGAAAAATAAAAGTAGATATTTCAGTGGGAATAAGATTTATGATAAGAGCGAAATAAAAAGAGACATAGTAGTGGCATACTTTTGGGGACATCCTTTTCCGCCATCATTATGTGCAAAGTTATATAAAAAAGAGTTAATTGAAAATAGTGGAAAGTATCTAGATAGAATTTGTTTTTTAGGTGAGGACCTCTTTTATAATTTAGAAATGTTCATAAAAGCGAACAGGGTAAAAATTATTGATAAACCCTTATATTATTATAGACACGGTGGATTTACTAGTAAATATATGCCTCATTTATTTAATGATATGGTCAATGGCTATCAAATTCAAAAGGAAGTTATTGATGAATTTTATGTAGATACGAAGCAAATAGAATATAACGGTATTAGTATTATGCTACTAAATACTTTTAAAACTTGTTTATACAATTTGTTTAGTAGTAATTTGAATGCATCTGAGATTATGCAACAAATACAATTATATGTTTCTAATGATAACGTCATAGAATGTCTAAATAACGAAGGTTCTTTAAAATATTTCTCAGAAGAATATTTAAATGCTATAAAAAATAAAAATATAAAATATTTATATGAATTAGGTGAGCAAATGTATAGAAAGAAGAGGATAAAAAAATCTTTTATAAATTTTATGTCTAA
- a CDS encoding polysaccharide pyruvyl transferase family protein, producing the protein MKILMFAHDGSLNRGCEAIVRSSTNIIKERLKETKVYLVSGRPETDQIITKLDDIYDGSSCNIKKYSYDWFLSSLQVKFFNDESYALGKIYNNIIKHIKNVDICLSIGGDNYCYGEQPGWYEIDRRVKAQGKKLVLWGCSIGEEDMSERKFEDLELFDLILARETLTYNMLKNKGLNNVELCADPAFTMEKEELELPEGWQEGNTVGLNFSPIVWNRNKKSQVAVSDLINHILNSTNMTIAFTPHVIDDGNNDYEVLYKYYEEFKNTGRVIILPDNLNAIQYKGYIARMRFFIGARTHATIAAYSNYIPTIVLGYSVKSKGIAKDLFGEEKLVLGIEEISNSETLKAVFNEMVEEEAEIKQKLQQSIPTIKKRSYKAVEYLYDLVK; encoded by the coding sequence ATGAAGATTTTGATGTTTGCTCATGATGGCAGCCTAAATAGAGGATGTGAGGCTATAGTCCGTTCATCTACTAATATAATAAAAGAAAGATTGAAGGAAACAAAGGTTTATTTGGTATCGGGAAGGCCTGAAACAGATCAAATAATAACTAAGTTAGATGACATATACGATGGCTCTAGCTGCAATATAAAGAAGTATTCATACGATTGGTTTCTTTCCTCCCTTCAGGTGAAATTTTTTAATGATGAGTCTTATGCCTTGGGAAAGATTTATAACAATATTATAAAGCATATAAAGAACGTAGATATATGCTTATCTATAGGAGGAGACAATTATTGTTATGGAGAGCAGCCTGGATGGTATGAGATAGATAGAAGGGTGAAAGCGCAAGGAAAGAAGTTAGTGTTATGGGGGTGTTCTATAGGAGAAGAAGATATGTCCGAAAGAAAGTTTGAAGATTTGGAATTATTCGATTTAATATTAGCTCGTGAAACTCTTACTTATAATATGTTGAAAAATAAGGGGTTAAATAATGTTGAGCTATGTGCAGATCCCGCATTTACTATGGAAAAAGAAGAATTGGAGTTACCCGAAGGGTGGCAAGAGGGAAATACAGTAGGTCTTAACTTTAGCCCAATTGTGTGGAATAGAAATAAGAAATCTCAGGTAGCAGTAAGCGATCTTATAAATCATATATTAAACTCTACTAACATGACAATTGCTTTTACACCGCATGTTATAGATGATGGAAACAATGATTATGAGGTACTCTATAAATATTATGAGGAATTTAAAAATACGGGTAGAGTGATTATATTACCAGATAACTTAAATGCCATACAATATAAGGGGTATATAGCAAGAATGAGATTCTTTATAGGAGCGAGAACTCATGCGACGATAGCTGCTTATTCAAATTATATCCCAACCATAGTATTAGGATATAGCGTGAAGTCTAAAGGAATAGCAAAAGATCTTTTTGGAGAAGAAAAATTAGTGTTGGGTATAGAAGAAATTTCTAATAGTGAAACGCTAAAAGCTGTATTTAATGAAATGGTAGAGGAAGAAGCAGAAATAAAGCAAAAACTACAGCAATCGATACCGACTATAAAAAAAAGGTCATATAAAGCAGTTGAATATTTATATGACCTAGTTAAGTAA
- a CDS encoding lipopolysaccharide biosynthesis protein, whose product MRVQNSIFNIVAGLGNQIIITMLGFISRTVFINSLGITYLGINGLLTNILSMLTLAEAGIGASIMYSLYKPIADNDQTKINVLMNFYRKAYMIIALVVLLLGLSIMPFLQYFIKDSNVKDIYLIYGIFLLNTVLPYLYVHKSTFLNVCQKGYIVIGIYSISSIASTCFKIGILHFTKNYILYLVMDSIITIITSIFLVTLVNKMYPFLKNKASSRLDSETKRKIVQNVKAIVLQNIGNYLIFGTDNIMISSFISVAAVGLYSNYTMLIEICRTFINQIFNNIYHSVGNLVANESIDKVYSVYKVYMLLNFWLYSFFTIALYIMIEPFITLWLGSEFLMSKGVLLILMIIFYERGMRNSITTVKTTSGIFHEDRYAPLCQAAMNLIISIVLVQYIGIAGVFIGTFVSALAVPFWITPYLVYKNVFHKPVRGYFLKYIYYIAVGIGSYLLTSFICNFISSDNFLTLLLRGIICLVIPNLIYVFVFCKTDEFKYLSGIINNLTRTLLIKVKLKKKNTYKIES is encoded by the coding sequence ATGAGAGTACAAAATTCTATTTTTAATATAGTGGCTGGCCTAGGAAACCAAATTATTATTACAATGTTAGGTTTTATTTCAAGAACCGTATTCATTAATAGTCTAGGTATTACGTATTTAGGAATCAATGGACTGCTCACTAATATATTGTCCATGCTAACATTGGCGGAGGCAGGAATAGGGGCTAGTATCATGTATAGCCTTTATAAACCAATAGCGGATAACGATCAAACAAAAATTAATGTGCTGATGAATTTTTATCGAAAAGCCTATATGATAATAGCTTTAGTTGTATTGTTATTGGGATTATCTATTATGCCGTTTCTTCAATATTTTATTAAAGATTCGAACGTGAAAGATATTTATTTGATTTATGGGATTTTTTTGCTTAATACAGTTTTGCCATATTTGTATGTTCATAAAAGCACTTTTTTAAATGTTTGTCAGAAGGGATACATTGTGATAGGAATCTATTCGATATCATCAATTGCATCTACTTGTTTTAAAATAGGAATACTGCATTTCACAAAAAATTATATTTTATATTTGGTAATGGACAGTATCATAACGATTATCACCTCTATTTTCTTAGTTACTTTAGTGAACAAAATGTATCCATTTTTGAAGAATAAAGCATCAAGTAGATTAGATAGTGAAACAAAAAGAAAAATTGTTCAAAATGTAAAAGCTATTGTATTACAAAATATAGGTAATTATCTAATATTTGGGACGGATAATATTATGATATCTTCATTTATAAGTGTTGCAGCAGTTGGCTTGTATTCTAATTACACTATGTTAATTGAAATTTGTAGGACTTTTATTAATCAAATTTTTAATAATATCTATCATAGTGTAGGAAATTTAGTAGCGAACGAAAGTATAGATAAAGTTTACAGCGTATATAAAGTTTACATGCTTCTAAATTTTTGGCTATACTCATTTTTTACCATAGCCCTATATATTATGATAGAACCTTTTATTACTTTATGGTTAGGTTCAGAGTTTTTAATGAGTAAAGGTGTACTACTGATATTGATGATTATTTTTTATGAAAGAGGTATGAGAAATTCGATAACGACAGTGAAAACAACATCCGGAATCTTTCATGAAGATAGATATGCTCCTTTATGTCAAGCTGCCATGAATCTTATTATTTCTATTGTTTTGGTTCAATATATTGGTATAGCAGGTGTGTTCATTGGGACTTTTGTAAGTGCACTAGCTGTTCCGTTTTGGATTACGCCTTATCTAGTATATAAAAATGTATTTCATAAACCTGTTAGGGGTTACTTTTTAAAATATATTTATTATATAGCTGTAGGTATAGGATCCTATCTACTAACTAGTTTTATATGTAACTTTATATCGTCAGATAATTTCTTAACATTGCTATTAAGAGGTATTATTTGTTTGGTAATTCCAAATTTAATTTATGTATTTGTTTTTTGCAAAACAGATGAATTTAAATATTTATCAGGAATTATTAACAATCTAACTAGGACATTGTTAATAAAAGTAAAATTGAAGAAAAAAAATACTTATAAGATAGAAAGCTAA
- a CDS encoding glycosyltransferase — protein MKKNLLFVMPSLSAGGGQKSLVNLLSQIDYKLYNVDLFLFSKTGVFLNSIPKEVNILHFPKNYEVFTSRLTSSIVSFLKTGQVSLAYSRFMFFIKNRIINNSTISEQYTWKYVSKSFEVLEKEYDVAIGYLEKSPIYFVVDKVKAKKRIGWIHTNYANSGMDGHFDYSYFERLDNIITVSEECAKSLENNFVHLKQKVKVIYNIVSPKIINKLSNSGKLEGFICDNHYTNIITLARLSHEKGIDIAIKSCRLLVNKGYKVRWYVLGEGTEKKTLESLIESNGLKENFKLLGLKENPYPFIKKADIYVQPSRYEGKSIAIDEAKILNKSIVVTNFSTAKDQIENEVNGLIVDMKPEAIVNGIEKLIKNTKLKRSLVSNLSKENLGTEEEIYKLYKIL, from the coding sequence ATGAAGAAAAACTTGTTATTTGTTATGCCGAGCTTATCTGCCGGTGGTGGACAAAAAAGCTTAGTGAATTTATTATCACAAATAGACTATAAATTATACAATGTGGATTTATTTTTATTTAGTAAAACGGGAGTATTTTTAAACTCAATACCGAAAGAAGTAAATATACTACATTTCCCAAAAAATTATGAAGTATTTACAAGTAGATTAACTAGCTCGATAGTAAGCTTTCTTAAAACTGGACAAGTCAGCTTAGCATATTCTAGATTTATGTTCTTTATTAAGAATAGAATTATAAATAATTCTACGATTTCAGAACAGTATACGTGGAAATACGTAAGTAAGTCATTTGAGGTTTTGGAGAAAGAGTATGATGTAGCGATAGGATATCTTGAGAAATCTCCTATATATTTTGTAGTTGATAAAGTAAAAGCGAAAAAGAGGATTGGATGGATACACACAAACTACGCGAACTCAGGTATGGATGGTCATTTTGATTATTCATATTTTGAACGATTAGATAATATAATTACTGTTTCGGAAGAATGTGCAAAATCTTTAGAAAATAATTTTGTGCATTTAAAACAAAAAGTTAAAGTCATATATAATATCGTGTCTCCTAAGATTATTAATAAGTTATCCAATAGCGGAAAATTAGAAGGTTTTATATGTGATAACCATTACACAAATATTATTACTTTGGCTAGGTTAAGTCATGAAAAAGGTATAGATATTGCAATAAAGTCTTGTAGACTATTAGTGAACAAGGGTTATAAAGTAAGGTGGTATGTTTTGGGCGAGGGAACAGAAAAGAAAACATTAGAAAGCTTAATAGAGAGTAATGGGTTGAAAGAAAATTTTAAATTATTGGGACTTAAAGAAAATCCATATCCGTTTATAAAAAAAGCTGATATATATGTTCAACCATCTAGGTATGAAGGGAAATCCATAGCAATTGATGAAGCTAAAATATTGAATAAGTCTATAGTTGTTACCAATTTTAGTACTGCAAAAGATCAAATTGAAAATGAAGTAAATGGTCTAATTGTAGATATGAAACCAGAAGCTATTGTAAATGGAATTGAAAAGCTTATAAAGAATACAAAACTGAAACGTAGTTTAGTAAGTAACTTATCTAAAGAGAACTTAGGAACTGAAGAAGAAATATATAAGCTATATAAAATTTTATAA
- a CDS encoding glycosyltransferase, whose protein sequence is MKKKLLIVTDVMAIGGVEKVIVNTLNGLDYSKFDVTLFIMYKTEGEKNNVNKIPEKVRIRYLFHKSVKGIYQRILYYLFMFFPSTLMNKLIVKENYDIVVTTKDIFTYPIRVNKCHKVMWIHGGLEHLETEKSTIFIKFKRWIQKRTYSKFDKIIMLTNGARKRFGNKYDLKERCYVLFNPINTNEITKLSNEAVFDYDFKNNINIVCSCRLSVEKGVDRLIHSCKRLLSEGYDFNLIILGDGPEKVELNKMILKTPMLSEKIAILGFKDNPYKYMNRCSLYVSSSLTEGFPLSVAEAIILELPILSTYCNGPAEMVDNGKYGLLVENSENGIYEGLKNMLSDPELMEYYKMKSKERREFFIYEENIRLFEKFISGQ, encoded by the coding sequence ATGAAAAAGAAGCTTTTAATAGTTACTGATGTAATGGCAATAGGTGGAGTTGAAAAAGTTATTGTAAATACTTTAAATGGTTTGGACTACTCTAAATTTGATGTAACTCTTTTTATCATGTATAAAACAGAGGGAGAAAAGAATAATGTAAATAAAATTCCCGAGAAAGTTAGAATACGATATTTATTTCATAAATCTGTTAAAGGTATTTATCAAAGAATATTGTACTACTTATTTATGTTTTTCCCTTCTACACTCATGAATAAGCTCATCGTGAAAGAAAATTATGACATCGTTGTTACTACAAAAGATATTTTTACTTATCCAATTAGAGTTAACAAATGTCATAAGGTTATGTGGATTCATGGAGGATTGGAGCATCTTGAAACTGAAAAATCGACCATATTTATTAAATTTAAAAGATGGATTCAAAAACGTACTTACAGCAAATTTGATAAAATAATTATGTTAACGAATGGTGCCAGAAAAAGGTTTGGTAACAAATATGATCTGAAAGAAAGATGCTATGTATTATTTAATCCTATTAATACTAATGAAATAACTAAATTATCTAATGAAGCAGTATTCGATTATGATTTTAAGAATAATATAAACATTGTTTGTTCTTGTAGATTAAGTGTTGAAAAAGGTGTCGATAGATTAATACATTCTTGTAAGAGGTTATTAAGCGAAGGCTATGACTTTAATTTAATAATCCTAGGAGACGGTCCCGAAAAGGTAGAATTAAATAAAATGATTTTGAAAACCCCTATGCTAAGTGAAAAAATAGCTATTTTAGGATTTAAAGACAATCCATATAAATACATGAATAGGTGTAGCCTGTATGTCTCCTCCTCGTTAACCGAGGGGTTTCCTTTATCTGTTGCTGAGGCGATTATTTTAGAACTACCAATTCTAAGCACATATTGTAATGGACCCGCTGAAATGGTGGATAATGGGAAATATGGATTGTTAGTCGAAAATAGCGAGAATGGGATTTACGAGGGACTAAAAAATATGTTATCAGATCCGGAATTGATGGAATATTATAAAATGAAAAGTAAGGAACGAAGAGAGTTCTTTATTTACGAAGAAAATATTAGATTATTCGAAAAGTTTATCAGTGGACAGTAA
- a CDS encoding glycoside hydrolase family 88 protein has protein sequence MVMQIVSFVLLGIITVIILIDLIPIWKDWLDRIKIGRFTDKNKWNTAITSKGVQWLNKTPKIKVTDNTRLVVIDMLRGNYTKNVIQHWQEAALVLGLSEYLNYNDDKRVENEAIKLLNSKFNHNGQWKTKPQHVDGAILAYAVMKLEFIDTDKYRNAFDDTWEMIKDHIGEDGTVEYRKSMPSYRYVDTIGFICPFLVAYGTRYNKNECIDLAVKQITEYKQYGILDIHHIPSHAYKLDNKIPVGLYGWGRGLGWFALGLIDAWIELPEDNKYKVVLEGYIKMFVKSIVNFQQENGSWNWTVTRSECRSDSSATATLGWFMLSASKIEGISNECLESAGKAISYLMKVTRRNGVVDFSQGDTKDIGVYSLLFNILPFTQGFCIRMINSYKYKIGDYTG, from the coding sequence ATGGTTATGCAGATAGTAAGCTTTGTATTACTTGGCATTATAACAGTGATTATATTGATTGATTTAATTCCTATATGGAAGGATTGGTTGGACCGGATAAAAATAGGAAGATTTACAGATAAGAATAAATGGAATACAGCAATAACCAGTAAAGGTGTGCAGTGGCTCAATAAAACGCCCAAGATCAAAGTAACTGATAATACAAGGTTAGTTGTAATAGATATGTTAAGGGGGAATTATACGAAAAACGTTATACAGCATTGGCAAGAAGCGGCACTAGTCTTAGGTTTATCTGAATATTTGAACTATAATGATGATAAAAGAGTTGAAAATGAAGCTATAAAACTTTTGAATTCGAAATTTAATCACAATGGCCAATGGAAAACTAAGCCTCAGCATGTAGATGGAGCAATACTTGCTTATGCTGTTATGAAATTAGAATTTATAGATACAGATAAATATAGAAATGCATTTGATGATACATGGGAAATGATAAAAGATCATATAGGTGAAGATGGTACAGTCGAATACAGGAAGTCTATGCCAAGCTACAGATATGTAGATACTATAGGTTTCATATGTCCTTTTTTGGTTGCTTATGGTACTAGGTATAATAAAAATGAATGTATAGACCTAGCTGTAAAGCAAATTACGGAGTATAAACAATATGGAATATTAGATATACACCATATTCCAAGTCATGCCTATAAGTTAGATAATAAAATACCTGTTGGCTTATATGGATGGGGAAGGGGGCTGGGGTGGTTTGCACTTGGCCTCATAGATGCTTGGATTGAGTTACCAGAGGATAACAAGTATAAGGTTGTATTAGAAGGATATATCAAAATGTTCGTAAAATCTATTGTAAATTTCCAACAAGAGAATGGAAGTTGGAATTGGACTGTAACTAGGAGCGAATGCAGGTCAGACTCTTCCGCTACAGCTACTTTAGGGTGGTTTATGTTAAGTGCATCAAAAATAGAGGGGATTTCGAACGAATGTTTAGAAAGCGCAGGTAAAGCGATAAGTTATTTAATGAAGGTAACAAGAAGAAACGGAGTAGTTGATTTTTCTCAAGGGGATACAAAGGATATAGGTGTGTATTCTTTGTTATTTAATATTCTGCCTTTCACCCAAGGTTTTTGTATTAGAATGATAAATTCATATAAATATAAAATAGGTGATTATACAGGATAA